Proteins co-encoded in one Stomoxys calcitrans chromosome 5, idStoCalc2.1, whole genome shotgun sequence genomic window:
- the LOC106088022 gene encoding lipopolysaccharide-induced tumor necrosis factor-alpha factor homolog translates to MDKSQPPPYAEHQPGFTPASYYQPGQPHTQQPQGLYPPMPQPQPYNPPPHQQPTVIIQTTTTRPNLVAIGNQPTRMQCPSCHADIVTTVKHSANSRTHCWAFVLCLFICWPCMCVPYCMDSCQTANHSCPNCNAYIGAYDN, encoded by the exons ATGGATAAATCACAACCTCCACCATATGCTGAACATCAACCAGGATTTACACCGGCTTCGTATTATCAGCCAGGTCAACCGCATACACAACAACCACAGGGTTTATATCCTCCAATGCCGCAACCACAGCCCTATAATCCTCCACCACACCAACAGCCTACTGTGATTATTCAAACCACCACCACTCGCCCAAACCTGGTGGCGATCGGTAATCAGCCCACACGAATGCAATGTCCATCATGTCATGCAGATATTGTGACGACCGTTAAGCATTCAGCCAATTCAAGGACTCATTGTTGGGCATTTGTGTTGTGTCTGTTTAT ATGCTGGCCATGTATGTGTGTGCCCTATTGCATGGATTCTTGCCAGACTGCCAATCATTCCTGTCCCAATTGTAATGCCTACATTGGAGCCTACGATAATTGA